The following are encoded in a window of Thalassotalea insulae genomic DNA:
- a CDS encoding virulence factor BrkB family protein, giving the protein MIMKFIDKVFVHQTWDILKQFGSFFVKRMSAEQVHVSAGYLSYVTLMSLVPMLVVMLSVMTAFPIFAEIKETIEGFVYQNFIPASGDVVKEHITSFVNNASKMSAIAITFLFLFALLLISAIDKTLNKIWQVNKKRKVVTAFSMYWMVLTLGPVLVGSSIAATTYIAKLMSFEQYDLFGIANVLVRLLPLLASIGAFIILYLVVPNKDVNFKCALFGAILAAVLFEIAKKGFAFYVTQLPSYQAIYGALASIPILFLWVYLSWLVVLFGALFTVCLEDFLTQRSHDVS; this is encoded by the coding sequence ATGATTATGAAGTTTATCGATAAAGTATTTGTCCATCAGACATGGGATATTTTAAAACAATTTGGTTCGTTTTTTGTTAAACGAATGTCTGCGGAACAAGTGCATGTCAGTGCCGGTTATTTATCTTATGTCACGTTAATGTCGTTGGTACCTATGTTGGTAGTGATGCTTTCAGTGATGACAGCGTTTCCTATTTTTGCTGAAATTAAGGAAACGATAGAAGGTTTTGTTTATCAAAATTTTATCCCAGCATCTGGTGATGTCGTCAAAGAACATATTACGAGTTTTGTTAATAATGCGTCGAAAATGTCGGCCATTGCCATTACGTTTTTATTCTTGTTTGCCTTATTGCTGATATCGGCCATTGATAAAACACTGAATAAAATTTGGCAAGTGAATAAAAAGAGAAAAGTAGTTACTGCGTTTTCCATGTATTGGATGGTGCTGACTCTGGGACCTGTTCTGGTTGGCAGCAGTATTGCTGCCACCACTTATATCGCGAAGTTGATGTCATTTGAGCAGTATGACTTATTTGGAATTGCCAATGTTTTAGTGCGTTTATTACCTCTTTTGGCCTCTATTGGGGCATTTATTATTTTGTATTTAGTGGTGCCCAATAAAGATGTTAATTTTAAATGTGCACTTTTTGGCGCTATTTTGGCTGCAGTATTATTTGAAATTGCGAAAAAAGGTTTTGCCTTCTATGTCACTCAGCTACCGTCATATCAGGCTATTTACGGGGCATTGGCCAGTATTCCTATTTTATTCTTATGGGTATATTTATCCTGGTTAGTGGTATTATTTGGGGCACTGTTCACGGTCTGCTTAGAAGATTTCCTCACCCAAAGGAGTCATGATGTCTCGTAA
- a CDS encoding DUF2959 domain-containing protein, with product MKAQQNKWLSTGLAILLLSTIGCQSAYYSAMEKVGLHKRDILIDRVEKASDSQQEAKQEFKSALEQLTTLINFDGGDLQSHYQQSETHYQASLQAAEEVNDRISAIEDVAQALFDEWQEEITQYSSASLKRQSQSKLISTQGRYNTLLKAMHKAADKMPPILATLKDNTLFLKHNLNAQAIGALKGEYQGLKQDINVLINEMNKAISNSQLFIDSLKTSG from the coding sequence ATGAAGGCGCAGCAAAATAAATGGCTTAGCACAGGGCTAGCGATATTGCTGCTTAGCACTATCGGTTGTCAATCTGCCTATTATTCGGCAATGGAAAAAGTGGGTCTTCACAAACGCGATATCTTAATTGACCGGGTCGAAAAAGCGAGTGATTCACAACAAGAAGCAAAGCAAGAATTTAAAAGTGCACTTGAGCAACTGACTACACTTATCAATTTTGACGGTGGCGACTTACAAAGCCACTATCAGCAAAGTGAAACGCATTATCAGGCGAGTTTACAAGCAGCTGAAGAAGTAAACGACAGGATTTCAGCCATCGAAGATGTTGCTCAGGCATTATTTGATGAGTGGCAAGAAGAAATCACTCAATATTCCAGTGCCAGTTTAAAACGGCAAAGTCAAAGCAAGTTGATCAGCACGCAAGGACGTTATAACACTTTACTCAAAGCAATGCATAAAGCCGCTGATAAAATGCCGCCAATATTAGCAACGTTAAAAGATAACACCTTATTTTTGAAACATAATTTAAATGCTCAAGCGATTGGTGCATTAAAAGGTGAATATCAAGGGTTAAAGCAAGATATTAATGTCTTGATAAATGAAATGAATAAAGCAATCAGTAACTCACAGCTCTTTATTGATTCACTCAAAACATCCGGCTAA
- the typA gene encoding translational GTPase TypA: MLEKLRNIAIIAHVDHGKTTLVDKLLDQSGTLDSRTDLEERVMDSNDIEKERGITILAKNTAISWNDYRVNIVDTPGHADFGGEVERVMSMVDSVLLIVDAQEGPMPQTRFVTQKAFAQGLKPIVVINKIDKPGARPEWVMDQVFDLFDNLGATDEQLDFQVVYASAINGWASLEEGEIGADMTPLFQTIVDQVPPPNADPDGAFQMQISQLDYSSYLGVIGVGRVTRGTVKPNQQVTVQGSRGKIHNGKVGKVFGYLGLERHEVEQAEAGDIIAITGLGELKISDTICCPSEVEPLPALSVDEPTVTMTFQVNTSPFSGQEGKYVTSRNIKDRLDKELIHNVALRVEQLDDPDKFKVSGRGELHLGILIENMRREGYELAVSRPEVIMKEEDGQLLEPYETVTIDVEEEHQGSIMEKMGLRKAELTDMAPDGKGRIRMDFIMPSRGLIGFQTEFMTLTSGSGLIYHTFFEYGPHKGGEIGQRINGVLIANATGKALTNALFNLQERGRLMIGHGVEVYEGMVIGIHSRDNDLTVNALKGKQLTNVRASGTDDAQVLTPPIQMTLEQALEFIDDDELVEVTPENIRIRKKWLKESDRKRESRSVKK; the protein is encoded by the coding sequence GTGTTAGAGAAATTACGTAATATCGCGATTATCGCGCATGTTGACCATGGTAAAACTACATTAGTCGATAAGTTATTAGACCAGTCAGGGACTTTAGATTCAAGAACTGATCTGGAAGAAAGAGTTATGGACTCTAATGATATCGAAAAAGAGCGTGGTATTACTATCTTAGCTAAAAATACTGCAATTAGCTGGAATGATTACCGAGTGAATATCGTCGATACTCCTGGGCATGCCGATTTTGGTGGTGAAGTTGAACGTGTTATGTCAATGGTTGATTCCGTGCTATTGATCGTTGATGCCCAAGAAGGGCCGATGCCGCAAACGCGTTTTGTTACGCAAAAAGCATTTGCTCAAGGTTTAAAACCTATTGTAGTGATCAATAAAATCGATAAACCAGGTGCACGTCCTGAATGGGTAATGGATCAAGTATTTGATTTATTTGATAACTTAGGAGCAACAGACGAGCAGTTAGACTTTCAAGTTGTCTATGCGTCGGCCATAAATGGCTGGGCATCGTTAGAAGAAGGCGAAATTGGTGCTGATATGACGCCGTTATTCCAAACTATCGTTGATCAAGTTCCACCACCAAATGCGGATCCGGATGGTGCATTTCAAATGCAGATCTCGCAATTGGATTATAGCTCTTATTTAGGTGTTATCGGTGTCGGGCGAGTGACTCGTGGTACTGTGAAGCCTAATCAACAGGTTACAGTGCAAGGTTCTCGAGGCAAAATTCATAATGGTAAAGTCGGTAAGGTTTTTGGTTACTTAGGACTTGAACGTCATGAAGTTGAACAAGCTGAAGCCGGGGATATCATTGCGATCACAGGTTTAGGTGAACTAAAAATATCTGACACTATCTGTTGTCCTAGTGAAGTAGAGCCATTACCTGCATTATCGGTAGATGAGCCAACAGTGACTATGACTTTCCAGGTTAATACTTCACCGTTTTCTGGGCAAGAAGGTAAATATGTTACCTCACGTAATATTAAAGATCGTTTAGATAAAGAATTGATTCATAACGTGGCATTACGTGTTGAGCAATTAGATGATCCAGATAAATTTAAAGTTTCTGGTCGCGGTGAGCTTCACTTAGGCATCTTGATTGAAAACATGCGTCGAGAAGGCTATGAGCTTGCGGTATCACGTCCTGAAGTTATTATGAAGGAAGAGGACGGGCAGCTGTTAGAGCCGTATGAAACCGTCACTATTGATGTTGAAGAAGAACATCAAGGCTCTATTATGGAAAAAATGGGGTTACGTAAAGCTGAGTTAACGGATATGGCACCAGATGGTAAAGGCCGTATTCGTATGGACTTTATTATGCCAAGCCGTGGTTTGATCGGTTTCCAGACTGAATTTATGACTTTAACTTCAGGTTCAGGTCTTATCTATCATACATTTTTTGAATATGGTCCGCATAAAGGTGGCGAAATTGGTCAACGTATTAATGGTGTTCTGATTGCCAATGCAACAGGTAAAGCATTAACTAATGCCTTGTTTAACTTGCAAGAACGCGGACGATTAATGATCGGCCACGGTGTTGAAGTTTATGAAGGTATGGTGATAGGTATTCATAGCCGAGATAACGACTTAACGGTAAACGCATTAAAAGGTAAGCAACTGACCAACGTTCGTGCTTCAGGCACTGATGACGCGCAAGTACTTACGCCACCGATTCAAATGACGTTGGAGCAAGCGTTAGAATTTATTGATGATGATGAATTAGTGGAAGTTACGCCAGAAAATATTCGTATCCGTAAAAAGTGGTTGAAAGAGTCAGATCGTAAGCGCGAAAGTCGTTCTGTGAAAAAATAA
- the glnA gene encoding glutamate--ammonia ligase, with protein sequence MSQAVLDMIKENDVKFVDLRFTDSKGKEQHVSLPYHQIDEDFFEEGKMFDGSSIAGWKGINESDMVLMPDAETAVLDPFTEEVTLNIRCDIVEPATMQGYSRDPRSVAHRAEEYMRSTGIADTVLIGPEPEFFVFDDVRFHTDMSGSMYSIDDKEAKWNSGTEYEGGNTGHRPGVKGGYFPVAPVDSSQDLRSAMCLVMEEMGLVVEAHHHEVATAGQNEIACRFNTMVKKADEVQIYKYVVHNVAHAYGKTATFMPKPLVGDNGTGMHVHQSLAKDGVNLFSGDKYGGLSETALYYIGGIIKHAKALNAFTNASTNSYKRLVPGFEAPVMLAYSARNRSASIRIPIVPTPKATRIEVRFPDPSANPYLAFSAMLMAGLDGIKNKIHPGDAMDKDLYDLPAEEALAIPQVASSLEEALNALEADKEFLMAGGVMDADMIEAYIGLKRDEVELLNSTTHPVEFDMYYSI encoded by the coding sequence ATGTCACAAGCAGTTTTAGATATGATCAAAGAAAACGATGTAAAATTCGTTGATTTACGTTTCACTGATTCAAAAGGTAAAGAACAACATGTGTCGCTTCCTTATCATCAGATTGACGAAGACTTTTTCGAAGAAGGTAAAATGTTCGATGGTTCTTCAATTGCTGGTTGGAAAGGCATTAATGAGTCAGACATGGTATTAATGCCTGACGCTGAAACTGCTGTATTAGACCCATTCACAGAAGAAGTGACCTTAAACATTCGTTGTGACATCGTCGAGCCTGCTACTATGCAAGGTTATAGTCGTGACCCACGTTCTGTCGCACATCGCGCAGAAGAATACATGCGCTCTACAGGCATTGCTGATACCGTTTTAATTGGTCCAGAACCAGAGTTTTTCGTGTTTGATGACGTACGTTTCCACACCGATATGTCTGGTTCTATGTACAGCATCGATGATAAAGAAGCAAAATGGAATTCAGGCACAGAATATGAAGGCGGCAATACTGGTCACCGTCCTGGTGTTAAAGGCGGTTACTTCCCAGTAGCGCCGGTTGATTCATCACAAGACTTACGTTCTGCCATGTGTTTAGTCATGGAAGAAATGGGCTTAGTAGTTGAAGCACATCACCATGAGGTTGCTACAGCGGGTCAAAATGAGATCGCTTGTCGCTTTAATACCATGGTGAAAAAAGCAGATGAAGTACAGATTTATAAGTATGTTGTCCATAACGTTGCTCACGCTTATGGGAAAACCGCTACATTTATGCCGAAACCATTAGTTGGTGATAACGGCACGGGTATGCATGTTCACCAATCTTTAGCAAAAGATGGTGTTAACTTATTCTCTGGTGATAAGTACGGCGGTTTATCTGAAACTGCGCTTTACTACATCGGTGGTATTATCAAACATGCTAAAGCATTAAATGCATTCACCAATGCTTCAACCAACTCGTACAAGCGTTTAGTTCCTGGTTTTGAAGCGCCTGTTATGCTTGCGTATTCTGCCCGTAACCGTAGTGCATCTATTCGTATTCCAATTGTACCTACTCCTAAGGCAACGCGTATTGAAGTACGTTTCCCTGATCCATCAGCTAACCCTTACTTAGCATTCTCTGCAATGTTAATGGCTGGCCTTGACGGTATCAAAAATAAGATCCACCCTGGCGATGCAATGGACAAAGATCTTTATGACTTACCAGCAGAAGAAGCGTTAGCTATTCCACAAGTAGCTTCTTCACTTGAAGAAGCGTTAAATGCTTTAGAAGCAGATAAAGAATTCTTAATGGCTGGCGGTGTTATGGATGCCGATATGATCGAAGCATACATAGGTCTTAAACGTGATGAAGTTGAGTTATTAAACTCGACCACTCACCCAGTTGAATTTGATATGTACTACAGCATTTAA
- a CDS encoding DUF4124 domain-containing protein has protein sequence MTSLRMIILMLLALVLSVPVSATSTKIYVWRNADGVLVYSDSPKPGAEEVDVKESNQMSSSIDTSILDINPKVIEEKYDVEITQPAHQATIRDNTGSVYVSGRIKPVFKQGLKVKLLLDNTPYDIPQPHSMFVLRNVDRGEHQVKMELVDEKGKVIASSDPIIFYMHRASVK, from the coding sequence TTGACTTCGTTAAGAATGATAATTTTAATGCTGTTGGCACTCGTACTTTCTGTACCAGTATCAGCAACATCGACTAAAATATACGTTTGGCGTAACGCAGACGGTGTTTTAGTTTATTCTGACAGTCCGAAACCTGGTGCCGAAGAAGTCGACGTAAAAGAATCCAACCAGATGTCATCATCAATAGATACATCAATTCTAGACATCAATCCAAAAGTCATCGAAGAAAAATACGACGTTGAAATCACCCAGCCAGCTCATCAGGCGACGATAAGAGATAATACCGGCTCTGTCTATGTCTCCGGCCGCATTAAGCCAGTTTTTAAACAAGGCCTTAAAGTAAAGCTACTGCTAGATAACACCCCCTACGATATTCCTCAGCCTCATTCCATGTTCGTACTACGCAATGTAGACCGCGGAGAACATCAGGTAAAAATGGAATTAGTTGATGAAAAAGGCAAGGTTATTGCATCGTCTGATCCCATCATCTTTTATATGCACCGAGCTTCCGTAAAATAA
- the glnL gene encoding nitrogen regulation protein NR(II) codes for MYSSNNQMPKNKLYYQQNLPNQMVTAVIVLNSELTVQYANPAAEALLIKSINKLKGSTLNTIFFNNPISDKRLKQLLTSGQEFSDSDVILEFFDRRKITVEITASSVVFDKNPHILLEFKQIDQQKQISAEAFQQQQWESARDLIRGLAHEIKNPLGGLRGAAQLLNRELNEEQQEYTQMIIEQADRLTNLVDRLLGPNQVPKMATQNIHIVLEKVAQLVSFNNPQQSEIIKDYDPSLPDICFDEDKIHQAILNIINNAIQVIGSDGQIILKTRAASNKTINGKKIKLAAQISIIDNGPGIPEKLQDTLFYPMVSGRANGTGLGLSISQTLVNQHQGKLSCVSQPGHTEFIILLPITQEAAS; via the coding sequence ATGTATAGTTCAAATAACCAGATGCCAAAAAATAAGCTTTATTATCAGCAAAATTTACCCAATCAAATGGTAACGGCTGTGATCGTGCTTAACAGCGAACTAACAGTTCAATACGCGAACCCTGCTGCTGAAGCCTTATTGATCAAAAGTATCAATAAACTAAAAGGCAGTACGCTTAATACCATCTTCTTTAATAACCCAATAAGTGATAAACGGTTAAAGCAATTGTTAACTTCAGGACAAGAGTTCAGCGACAGTGACGTTATTCTGGAGTTTTTTGATCGCAGAAAAATTACTGTAGAAATTACAGCCTCTTCCGTTGTTTTTGATAAAAACCCTCATATTTTGCTGGAATTTAAGCAAATCGATCAGCAAAAACAAATTAGTGCTGAAGCCTTTCAACAACAGCAATGGGAATCAGCCCGCGACCTTATTCGTGGCTTGGCACATGAAATTAAAAATCCTCTCGGCGGATTGCGTGGTGCAGCTCAACTATTAAACCGTGAGCTAAATGAAGAACAGCAAGAATATACGCAAATGATCATCGAGCAAGCAGATAGGTTAACCAATCTAGTTGATCGGCTACTTGGACCAAATCAGGTGCCTAAAATGGCCACTCAGAATATCCACATCGTATTAGAGAAAGTCGCACAACTGGTAAGTTTCAATAACCCACAGCAAAGTGAAATCATCAAAGACTATGATCCTTCATTACCTGATATTTGCTTTGATGAAGATAAAATCCATCAGGCTATCCTAAATATTATTAACAATGCTATTCAGGTCATAGGCAGTGATGGCCAAATTATTCTGAAAACTCGCGCTGCCAGTAATAAAACTATCAACGGTAAAAAAATCAAACTGGCTGCTCAAATCAGCATCATTGATAATGGCCCAGGGATCCCGGAAAAACTACAAGACACCCTGTTCTACCCTATGGTTTCAGGCAGAGCCAATGGCACTGGTTTAGGGCTTTCAATTTCACAAACTTTAGTTAACCAGCATCAAGGAAAGCTTTCCTGTGTTAGTCAGCCAGGACACACCGAGTTCATTATTTTATTACCAATTACGCAAGAGGCAGCATCATGA
- the glnG gene encoding nitrogen regulation protein NR(I) — translation MITEQVWVVDDDSSIRWVLEKAFSNANISSASFDSAENLLIALDHSQPEVIISDIRMPNIDGMSLLNDINSRFPAIPVIIMTAHSDLDSAVNAYQGGAFEYLPKPFDIDEALALTKRALNHAHELKAKTKDQQTSPAAVGIIGEAPAMQEVFRAIGRLSRSSISVLINGESGTGKELVAHALHMHSPRVKQPFIPLNMAAIPKDLIESELFGHEKGAFTGANTVRQGRFEQAHNGTLFLDEIGDMPLDIQTRLLRVLADGQFYRVGGHSPIQVDVRIIAATHQNLEDKVASGDFREDLFHRLNVIRIHIPSLRERKEDIQQLANHFLQQAAEELSVEPKTLEKTTLEYLTQCDWPGNVRQLENICRFLTVMASGKEIHLDDLPGELTEAAPIVSDSEQNWQALLQRWANEELAQGNQGIIDKALPQFEEILIKCALANTKGHKQDAAKKLGWGRNTLTRKLKDLDINN, via the coding sequence ATGATCACTGAACAAGTTTGGGTTGTCGATGATGACAGTTCAATTCGCTGGGTACTTGAAAAAGCATTTTCTAATGCCAATATCAGCTCAGCTTCATTTGATAGTGCAGAAAACCTGCTTATTGCTTTAGATCACAGCCAACCTGAGGTCATTATTTCTGATATCCGGATGCCAAATATCGATGGCATGTCGCTGCTAAATGATATTAATAGTCGCTTCCCTGCTATCCCTGTCATCATTATGACCGCTCATTCAGATCTTGATAGCGCAGTTAATGCTTATCAGGGAGGGGCATTTGAGTATTTACCTAAGCCGTTTGATATCGACGAAGCACTTGCATTAACAAAACGTGCGTTAAACCATGCTCACGAACTCAAAGCAAAAACCAAAGACCAGCAAACTAGTCCGGCAGCGGTAGGTATCATTGGTGAAGCTCCTGCAATGCAGGAGGTATTCAGAGCAATAGGCCGGCTTTCCCGCTCGAGTATTAGTGTATTAATCAATGGAGAGTCCGGCACAGGTAAAGAATTAGTCGCCCATGCATTACACATGCACAGCCCTAGGGTAAAACAGCCATTTATTCCACTAAACATGGCGGCCATACCAAAAGACTTAATAGAATCTGAATTGTTTGGACACGAAAAAGGAGCGTTTACTGGTGCCAATACGGTTCGTCAAGGACGCTTCGAACAAGCCCATAATGGCACCTTGTTCTTAGATGAAATCGGGGACATGCCACTCGATATTCAAACGCGACTGTTGAGGGTGCTAGCAGATGGTCAATTCTATCGGGTCGGCGGTCATTCACCAATCCAAGTAGATGTCAGGATCATAGCTGCAACCCACCAAAATTTAGAAGATAAAGTTGCTAGTGGTGATTTTAGGGAAGATTTATTTCATCGACTTAATGTCATTCGCATCCATATACCGAGTTTAAGAGAGCGTAAAGAAGATATTCAACAACTCGCTAATCACTTTTTACAGCAAGCAGCCGAAGAATTAAGTGTTGAACCGAAAACCCTTGAAAAAACCACATTAGAGTATTTAACGCAATGTGACTGGCCAGGCAATGTTCGACAATTGGAAAATATTTGTCGCTTCTTAACCGTAATGGCTAGCGGTAAAGAAATTCACCTCGATGATTTACCAGGAGAATTAACAGAAGCGGCTCCGATAGTCAGCGATAGCGAGCAAAACTGGCAGGCATTGCTTCAGCGTTGGGCTAATGAAGAGCTAGCACAAGGTAATCAAGGGATTATAGATAAAGCCTTACCACAATTTGAGGAAATTTTGATCAAATGTGCACTGGCTAATACCAAAGGACATAAACAAGATGCTGCCAAAAAATTAGGATGGGGCAGAAATACCTTAACCCGAAAATTAAAAGATTTAGATATCAATAATTAG
- a CDS encoding MerC domain-containing protein has protein sequence MLDRIGITATSLCALHCILLPIILPALPLLGVSFLADHTWEHVFLIVTAILGSVAMFSGFKRYHKKLYPFYLLLLGVAIYWIKHDFSESLQPFFIIVGAALIVTAHMINIKLCNSCKQCTEHQCTS, from the coding sequence GTGTTAGATCGTATAGGCATTACAGCAACCTCTTTATGTGCATTACATTGCATCTTATTGCCTATTATTTTACCTGCGCTACCTCTGTTAGGCGTGAGTTTTTTGGCTGATCATACTTGGGAACACGTATTTTTAATTGTTACGGCGATATTAGGCTCGGTTGCTATGTTTTCAGGCTTTAAACGTTATCACAAAAAATTATACCCTTTCTATCTCTTGCTTTTAGGGGTAGCTATTTATTGGATCAAGCATGATTTCTCCGAATCGTTACAGCCCTTTTTTATTATTGTTGGTGCGGCCTTAATAGTGACTGCACATATGATCAATATTAAGTTGTGTAATAGCTGTAAGCAGTGCACCGAACATCAATGTACTAGTTAA
- the epmA gene encoding elongation factor P--(R)-beta-lysine ligase — protein sequence MWKTDLSWQVAKLRADYLNTIRSFFLEKNVVEVETPLLSQGTVTDVHLEAFDSRYDFLSSKCEGTHLFLQTSPEFAMKRLLASGYGSIYQICKAFRYEEAGRFHNPEFTMLEWYRIGFDHFHLMEEVSELLQQVLACKPASKISYQQAFQQYLNIDPLDTSLSELKQLMTEQNILGDWIAEETDHDVLLQVLFSECIEPKIGQQTPCFVYHYPSSQSALAKISALDNRVAERFECYFKGVELANGFNELTDACEQVERFEKDNQHRRKLGKAEKPIDNRFIAALTEGLPQCSGVALGVDRLLMLALETNTIAETMTFNIDKA from the coding sequence ATGTGGAAAACAGATTTATCTTGGCAAGTAGCGAAGCTAAGAGCAGATTATCTCAATACGATTCGTTCTTTCTTTTTAGAAAAAAACGTAGTGGAGGTAGAGACTCCATTGCTTTCTCAAGGAACGGTAACAGATGTTCATCTTGAAGCGTTTGATAGTCGCTATGATTTTTTATCAAGTAAATGCGAGGGTACCCATTTATTTTTACAAACGTCACCTGAATTTGCCATGAAACGTTTATTAGCATCGGGTTATGGTTCCATTTATCAGATTTGCAAAGCGTTTAGATACGAAGAGGCGGGACGTTTTCATAACCCTGAATTTACCATGTTAGAGTGGTACCGTATTGGCTTTGATCACTTTCATTTAATGGAAGAAGTCTCAGAACTTTTACAGCAGGTTTTGGCTTGTAAACCAGCATCAAAAATAAGCTATCAACAAGCATTTCAACAATATTTGAACATTGATCCGTTAGACACATCGTTATCAGAGCTCAAGCAGCTGATGACTGAGCAAAATATTTTAGGTGATTGGATAGCTGAAGAAACAGATCATGATGTTTTATTACAAGTATTATTTTCTGAATGCATTGAACCGAAAATTGGACAACAAACCCCTTGCTTTGTTTATCATTATCCAAGCTCTCAAAGCGCATTGGCGAAGATTTCTGCGCTCGATAATAGGGTAGCGGAAAGGTTTGAATGTTACTTTAAAGGTGTGGAGCTGGCAAATGGGTTCAACGAATTAACCGATGCCTGCGAACAAGTTGAGCGCTTTGAAAAAGATAACCAGCATCGTCGCAAGTTAGGTAAAGCTGAAAAGCCCATAGATAATCGCTTTATTGCTGCGCTAACTGAAGGACTTCCGCAATGTTCAGGTGTAGCTTTAGGAGTCGATAGATTATTAATGTTAGCACTTGAAACAAACACTATAGCTGAGACCATGACGTTTAACATAGATAAAGCATAA
- the tuf gene encoding elongation factor Tu: MAKEKFERSKPHVNVGTIGHVDHGKTTLTAAISAVLTKTHGGDVRDFAQIDNAPEERERGITINTSHIEYDTATRHYAHVDCPGHADYIKNMITGAAQMDGAILVVAATDGPMPQTREHILLSRQVGVPYIIVFLNKCDMVDDEELLELVEMEVRELLSEYEFPGDDLPIIQGSALGALNGEAQWEEKIIELADQLDSYIPEPERAIDGAFIMPIEDVFSISGRGTVVTGRVERGIIKVGDEVEIVGIRETQKSTCTGVEMFRKLLDEGRAGENCGILLRGLKREDVERGQVLAQPGSITPHTKFESEVYVLSKDEGGRHTPFFKGYRPQFYFRTTDITGAVELPEGVEMVMPGDNLKFVVELINPVAMDEGLRFAIREGGRTVGAGVVSKIID, translated from the coding sequence ATGGCTAAAGAAAAATTTGAACGTTCGAAACCGCATGTAAACGTAGGTACTATCGGACACGTTGACCACGGTAAGACTACGTTAACAGCTGCTATCTCTGCGGTATTAACAAAAACTCACGGTGGTGATGTACGCGATTTCGCACAAATCGATAATGCTCCAGAAGAGCGTGAGCGTGGTATTACTATCAATACTTCTCACATCGAATATGACACAGCAACACGTCACTATGCACACGTAGATTGCCCGGGTCACGCGGATTACATCAAAAACATGATCACAGGTGCGGCTCAAATGGACGGCGCTATCTTAGTAGTAGCGGCGACAGATGGTCCAATGCCACAAACACGTGAGCACATCTTATTGTCTCGTCAGGTTGGTGTACCTTACATCATCGTATTCTTAAACAAATGCGACATGGTAGATGACGAAGAGTTATTAGAATTAGTAGAAATGGAAGTACGTGAATTACTTTCAGAATACGAATTCCCAGGTGATGACTTACCAATTATCCAAGGTTCAGCATTAGGTGCATTGAACGGCGAAGCGCAATGGGAAGAGAAAATCATTGAGTTAGCAGACCAATTAGACTCTTACATTCCAGAGCCAGAGCGTGCGATTGACGGTGCATTCATCATGCCAATCGAAGACGTATTCTCAATCTCAGGTCGTGGTACAGTAGTAACAGGTCGTGTTGAGCGTGGTATCATCAAAGTAGGTGATGAAGTAGAAATCGTTGGTATTCGTGAGACACAAAAGTCAACTTGTACTGGTGTAGAAATGTTCCGTAAATTGCTTGACGAAGGTCGTGCAGGTGAGAACTGTGGTATTCTTTTACGTGGTCTTAAGCGTGAAGACGTAGAACGTGGTCAAGTATTGGCACAACCTGGTTCAATCACACCACACACGAAGTTCGAATCAGAAGTTTACGTATTATCTAAAGATGAAGGTGGTCGTCATACACCATTCTTCAAAGGCTACCGTCCACAGTTCTACTTCCGTACAACTGACATCACAGGTGCAGTAGAGTTACCTGAAGGTGTAGAAATGGTAATGCCAGGCGACAACTTGAAGTTTGTTGTCGAGCTAATCAACCCGGTTGCGATGGACGAAGGTTTACGCTTCGCGATTCGTGAAGGTGGTCGTACAGTAGGTGCTGGTGTTGTATCTAAAATCATCGACTAA